The proteins below come from a single Amphiura filiformis chromosome 15, Afil_fr2py, whole genome shotgun sequence genomic window:
- the LOC140171243 gene encoding uncharacterized protein — MGDISTEPIDNQPPPGINSHHQIDAENTNLNQIHLQEEHEQNTLNEEKRKDEQRQPETYTSGWDCHCTNCDCADLCSGYLPWCYISSGGINDDAHGGGCCGGSSGSGDGGGCCGGSSGSGDGDGCCGGSSGSGDGGGCCDCGSGDCDCNCGDCGDCGDCGDCGNCDCGGCTIS; from the coding sequence ATGGGTGATATCAGCACAGAACCAATAGACAACCAGCCTCCACCAGGAATCAACTCACATCACCAAATAGATGCTGAAAATACCAACTTAAATCAGATACACCTGCAGGAGGAGCATGAACAGAATACATTAAACGAGGAAAAGAGGAAGGATGAACAAAGACAGCCTGAAACTTATACCTCGGGATGGGATTGTCATTGCACCAATTGTGACTGTGCTGATCTATGTAGTGGATATCTTCCGTGGTGTTACATCAGCAGTGGAGGTATTAACGATGATGCACACGGCGGAGGATGTTGTGGCGGATCATCGGGTAGTGGGGATGGGGGAGGATGTTGTGGCGGATCATCGGGTAGTGGGGATGGGGACGGATGTTGTGGCGGATCATCGGGTAGCGGGGATGGGGGAGGATGTTGTGACTGTGGATCGGGTGACTGTGATTGCAATTGTGGAGATTGCGGAGATTGTGGAGACTGTGGAGATTGTGGCAATTGTGATTGTGGAGGCTGTACGATCAGTTAG